From a region of the Chitinophaga caseinilytica genome:
- a CDS encoding AraC family transcriptional regulator ligand-binding domain-containing protein has translation MDTQVTTVEALNILLIYCEKLGWPVDQIVRDSGIDPETLEVFQHPVTLRMLSGFFESAVRVTGDPHIGLHIGHVSNLDALGIVGQLYRYSKNVREGMFRIQRYLPILHTVFDFDLVESDDAARVIMTPRHHMPEAAFVSRQFVELAMAYCKHGTQYASQIDLLPFEVHFSWKLSPEEEQYYATIFNCPVFGGREYTQLLYRRGDADIPNFFYNPVLLKALEAGAEAGMEMGPWSSNDLQKALLIMNVEEKERSRIARSLHDGVCGTLAAVRLHLGALQNQLPAQQQADFLQTLALLDEAAREVRKTAHSLMPETLQHYGLHEALDTHCRNLAPCCPAQINYYSFGNTFRFDPGAELTVYRIAQELIQNAVKHAQATSIIVQLQFAAPDISLTIEDDGIGFSADRMRPGSGLDILRQNVSGLGGTIEWDGRTGAGTAVTLVIPSLQPHLVRE, from the coding sequence ATGGACACGCAGGTAACCACCGTTGAGGCGTTGAACATCCTCCTGATTTACTGCGAAAAGCTCGGGTGGCCGGTAGACCAGATCGTCCGCGATTCGGGGATCGATCCGGAAACGCTGGAGGTTTTCCAGCACCCGGTTACTTTGCGGATGTTGTCCGGTTTTTTTGAATCGGCGGTGCGCGTTACCGGCGATCCGCATATCGGGTTGCACATCGGCCATGTCTCGAACCTCGACGCATTGGGGATCGTGGGGCAATTATACCGTTACAGCAAAAACGTGCGGGAAGGGATGTTCCGCATCCAGCGTTACCTTCCCATCCTCCATACCGTTTTCGATTTCGACCTCGTGGAAAGTGACGACGCGGCCCGCGTGATCATGACGCCCCGGCACCATATGCCCGAAGCCGCGTTCGTTTCCCGGCAGTTCGTGGAACTGGCCATGGCCTATTGCAAACACGGCACGCAGTACGCTTCGCAGATAGATTTGCTGCCGTTCGAAGTACATTTTTCCTGGAAGCTGTCGCCGGAAGAAGAACAATATTACGCGACCATTTTCAACTGCCCGGTTTTCGGCGGCCGCGAATATACCCAATTGCTGTATCGCCGCGGCGATGCCGATATCCCGAACTTTTTCTACAACCCGGTTTTGCTGAAGGCGTTGGAAGCCGGTGCGGAAGCGGGGATGGAAATGGGCCCCTGGTCCAGCAACGATCTCCAGAAGGCATTGCTCATCATGAACGTGGAAGAAAAGGAGCGGAGCCGCATCGCCAGGAGCCTTCACGACGGCGTTTGCGGCACCCTGGCCGCGGTGCGCCTGCATCTCGGCGCCCTGCAAAACCAACTGCCGGCCCAGCAACAGGCGGATTTCCTGCAAACCCTCGCCCTGCTCGACGAAGCCGCCCGCGAAGTCCGCAAAACCGCCCACAGCCTCATGCCGGAAACACTGCAACATTACGGCCTCCACGAAGCGCTGGATACGCATTGCCGCAACCTCGCGCCCTGCTGCCCCGCGCAGATCAATTATTACAGTTTCGGCAACACTTTCCGGTTCGATCCCGGTGCGGAGCTGACGGTGTACCGCATCGCGCAGGAACTGATACAAAACGCCGTGAAACATGCACAGGCAACGAGCATCATCGTACAACTACAATTCGCCGCGCCCGATATTTCGCTGACGATCGAAGACGACGGCATCGGGTTTTCGGCAGACCGGATGCGCCCCGGCTCTGGGCTCGACATCCTCCGCCAAAACGTATCCGGCCTCGGCGGCACCATCGAATGGGACGGCCGCACGGGCGCCGGCACCGCCGTAACGCTGGTAATCCCTTCCCTGCAGCCGCACCTCGTCCGCGAGTAG